One segment of Belonocnema kinseyi isolate 2016_QV_RU_SX_M_011 chromosome 7, B_treatae_v1, whole genome shotgun sequence DNA contains the following:
- the LOC117175878 gene encoding tubulin polymerization-promoting protein homolog isoform X1 → MRNLKNVCLDHLETRMKIKNIQTLKNVHQKKLSTFKQIYVTEIKMDGEKVDPGVKENNVKPVTNELANLKIEGNSGSTTPENPAAGTGSFLSSFKAFAKFGDTKSDGKQITLSQSDKWMKQAKVIDGKKITTTDTGIYFKKHKSMKLNVEQYKAFLEELSKAKKVDFAVIKSKMANCGPPGVTGTTGAGKAASTVDRLTDVSKYTGSHKQRFDEAGKGKGISGRKDIPDNSGYVQGYQNKDTHKAL, encoded by the exons ATGAGAAATCTCAAAAACGTCTGCTTAGATCATTTAGAAacaagaatgaaaattaaaaatattcaga ctttaaaaaatgtgcatcaaAAGAAGTTATCCACTTTCAAGCAAATATATGTGACAG aaataaaaatgGACGGTGAGAAAGTGGATCCTGGAGTTAAGGAAAACAATGTGAAACCTGTAACAAATGAATTGgccaatttgaaaattgaaggcaACAGTGGAAGTACGACACCAGAAAATCCAGCCGCCGGAACTGGTTCCTTTCTGTCAAGTTTCAAGGCCTTTGCTAAATTTGGAGACACAAAAAGTGATGGAAAACAAATCACCCTAAGCCAGAGTGACAAATGGATGAAACAGGCAAAAGTAATCGACGGGAAAAAGATTACCACCACAGACACGGGAATTTATTTCAAGAAACATAA GTCAATGAAATTGAACGTGGAGCAATACAAGGCCTTCCTGGAAGAACTTTCCAaagcaaaaaaagttgactttgcaGTAATTAAAAGCAAGATGGCCAATTGTGGTCCACCTGGTGTGACCGGTACAACTGGG gCTGGAAAAGCTGCATCGACAGTGGACAGGTTGACAGATGTGAGCAAATATACCGGTTCTCACAAACAACGTTTCGACGAAGCGGGAAAAGGCAAAGGAATTTCTGGCCGGAAAGACATTCCCGATAATTCTGGATATGTGCAAGGGTATCAAAATAAGGACACCCACAAGGCGCTGTAA
- the LOC117175878 gene encoding tubulin polymerization-promoting protein homolog isoform X4: MDGEKVDPGVKENNVKPVTNELANLKIEGNSGSTTPENPAAGTGSFLSSFKAFAKFGDTKSDGKQITLSQSDKWMKQAKVIDGKKITTTDTGIYFKKHKSMKLNVEQYKAFLEELSKAKKVDFAVIKSKMANCGPPGVTGTTGAGKAASTVDRLTDVSKYTGSHKQRFDEAGKGKGISGRKDIPDNSGYVQGYQNKDTHKAL, translated from the exons atgGACGGTGAGAAAGTGGATCCTGGAGTTAAGGAAAACAATGTGAAACCTGTAACAAATGAATTGgccaatttgaaaattgaaggcaACAGTGGAAGTACGACACCAGAAAATCCAGCCGCCGGAACTGGTTCCTTTCTGTCAAGTTTCAAGGCCTTTGCTAAATTTGGAGACACAAAAAGTGATGGAAAACAAATCACCCTAAGCCAGAGTGACAAATGGATGAAACAGGCAAAAGTAATCGACGGGAAAAAGATTACCACCACAGACACGGGAATTTATTTCAAGAAACATAA GTCAATGAAATTGAACGTGGAGCAATACAAGGCCTTCCTGGAAGAACTTTCCAaagcaaaaaaagttgactttgcaGTAATTAAAAGCAAGATGGCCAATTGTGGTCCACCTGGTGTGACCGGTACAACTGGG gCTGGAAAAGCTGCATCGACAGTGGACAGGTTGACAGATGTGAGCAAATATACCGGTTCTCACAAACAACGTTTCGACGAAGCGGGAAAAGGCAAAGGAATTTCTGGCCGGAAAGACATTCCCGATAATTCTGGATATGTGCAAGGGTATCAAAATAAGGACACCCACAAGGCGCTGTAA
- the LOC117175878 gene encoding tubulin polymerization-promoting protein homolog isoform X2 yields the protein MRNLKNVCLDHLETRMKIKNIQKIKMDGEKVDPGVKENNVKPVTNELANLKIEGNSGSTTPENPAAGTGSFLSSFKAFAKFGDTKSDGKQITLSQSDKWMKQAKVIDGKKITTTDTGIYFKKHKSMKLNVEQYKAFLEELSKAKKVDFAVIKSKMANCGPPGVTGTTGAGKAASTVDRLTDVSKYTGSHKQRFDEAGKGKGISGRKDIPDNSGYVQGYQNKDTHKAL from the exons ATGAGAAATCTCAAAAACGTCTGCTTAGATCATTTAGAAacaagaatgaaaattaaaaatattcaga aaataaaaatgGACGGTGAGAAAGTGGATCCTGGAGTTAAGGAAAACAATGTGAAACCTGTAACAAATGAATTGgccaatttgaaaattgaaggcaACAGTGGAAGTACGACACCAGAAAATCCAGCCGCCGGAACTGGTTCCTTTCTGTCAAGTTTCAAGGCCTTTGCTAAATTTGGAGACACAAAAAGTGATGGAAAACAAATCACCCTAAGCCAGAGTGACAAATGGATGAAACAGGCAAAAGTAATCGACGGGAAAAAGATTACCACCACAGACACGGGAATTTATTTCAAGAAACATAA GTCAATGAAATTGAACGTGGAGCAATACAAGGCCTTCCTGGAAGAACTTTCCAaagcaaaaaaagttgactttgcaGTAATTAAAAGCAAGATGGCCAATTGTGGTCCACCTGGTGTGACCGGTACAACTGGG gCTGGAAAAGCTGCATCGACAGTGGACAGGTTGACAGATGTGAGCAAATATACCGGTTCTCACAAACAACGTTTCGACGAAGCGGGAAAAGGCAAAGGAATTTCTGGCCGGAAAGACATTCCCGATAATTCTGGATATGTGCAAGGGTATCAAAATAAGGACACCCACAAGGCGCTGTAA
- the LOC117175878 gene encoding tubulin polymerization-promoting protein homolog isoform X3 → MPTEIKMDGEKVDPGVKENNVKPVTNELANLKIEGNSGSTTPENPAAGTGSFLSSFKAFAKFGDTKSDGKQITLSQSDKWMKQAKVIDGKKITTTDTGIYFKKHKSMKLNVEQYKAFLEELSKAKKVDFAVIKSKMANCGPPGVTGTTGAGKAASTVDRLTDVSKYTGSHKQRFDEAGKGKGISGRKDIPDNSGYVQGYQNKDTHKAL, encoded by the exons ATGCCAACAG aaataaaaatgGACGGTGAGAAAGTGGATCCTGGAGTTAAGGAAAACAATGTGAAACCTGTAACAAATGAATTGgccaatttgaaaattgaaggcaACAGTGGAAGTACGACACCAGAAAATCCAGCCGCCGGAACTGGTTCCTTTCTGTCAAGTTTCAAGGCCTTTGCTAAATTTGGAGACACAAAAAGTGATGGAAAACAAATCACCCTAAGCCAGAGTGACAAATGGATGAAACAGGCAAAAGTAATCGACGGGAAAAAGATTACCACCACAGACACGGGAATTTATTTCAAGAAACATAA GTCAATGAAATTGAACGTGGAGCAATACAAGGCCTTCCTGGAAGAACTTTCCAaagcaaaaaaagttgactttgcaGTAATTAAAAGCAAGATGGCCAATTGTGGTCCACCTGGTGTGACCGGTACAACTGGG gCTGGAAAAGCTGCATCGACAGTGGACAGGTTGACAGATGTGAGCAAATATACCGGTTCTCACAAACAACGTTTCGACGAAGCGGGAAAAGGCAAAGGAATTTCTGGCCGGAAAGACATTCCCGATAATTCTGGATATGTGCAAGGGTATCAAAATAAGGACACCCACAAGGCGCTGTAA